A window of Haloarcula sp. H-GB4 contains these coding sequences:
- a CDS encoding potassium channel family protein: MDPTGTVEYEPVSVKQVLAEMKDTAELLIDLSYSAVLLGSDDVAAEVLELEEKMDVLQLRARMSLLMACRSTADAESLAPVLGMVGAAEKISDAAGDIAKIVLEDIGLPDTMRAALPEAVETLVRATIGSGSPLADETLGSLNLETETGVRALAIRRQGNWLLNPDRETRLETGDVVLFRGPEDGISEVYQDAMGEVYEPPEPPEGGVRDLERAVDSIVLMKDMGELAVDLAYGAVLFDSTEVAEEVVELEAEVDALQSRFEAWTLRAAADIDDPVSLRGLVHLARSTEVVSDAALEMSEGVLRGLSTHPVVAEAVQESDEIIVRTTVYPDSDLAGTTIGDAEVKTATGMRIIAIRRGAGESERTGREGGDWVVSPGPETQIQTGDVLIAKGTRTGGDRLTDLAKDA, encoded by the coding sequence ATGGACCCGACAGGGACGGTCGAGTACGAACCGGTCAGCGTCAAGCAGGTGCTGGCCGAGATGAAAGACACTGCCGAGTTGCTCATTGACCTCTCGTATTCGGCTGTTCTGCTGGGTAGCGACGACGTGGCTGCGGAGGTGCTGGAATTAGAGGAGAAAATGGACGTGCTCCAGTTGCGCGCGCGCATGAGTCTCCTGATGGCCTGCCGGTCGACGGCGGACGCGGAATCGCTCGCCCCGGTTCTGGGGATGGTTGGGGCCGCTGAGAAGATCAGTGACGCCGCCGGCGACATCGCCAAAATAGTGCTAGAAGATATTGGCCTGCCGGATACAATGCGGGCGGCCCTGCCCGAGGCCGTCGAGACGCTCGTGCGGGCGACGATCGGTTCAGGCTCTCCGCTAGCCGATGAGACGTTGGGGAGCTTGAATCTCGAAACCGAGACGGGTGTCCGGGCGCTGGCGATCCGACGGCAGGGGAACTGGTTGCTCAACCCCGACCGGGAGACGCGCCTTGAAACGGGCGACGTGGTGCTGTTCCGGGGGCCGGAGGACGGTATCTCCGAAGTGTATCAGGACGCGATGGGCGAGGTGTACGAACCGCCGGAGCCACCGGAAGGAGGCGTTCGAGACCTCGAGCGGGCCGTTGACTCCATCGTGTTGATGAAAGACATGGGCGAACTGGCCGTCGACCTGGCCTACGGCGCGGTTCTGTTCGACAGCACGGAGGTCGCCGAGGAAGTCGTCGAACTCGAAGCCGAGGTCGATGCGCTGCAGTCACGGTTCGAGGCCTGGACGCTCCGGGCCGCCGCCGACATCGACGACCCAGTCTCCCTGCGGGGCCTCGTCCATCTGGCCCGGTCGACGGAGGTCGTCTCCGACGCCGCGCTGGAAATGAGCGAGGGTGTCCTGCGAGGGCTGTCGACGCATCCGGTCGTCGCTGAAGCTGTTCAGGAATCCGACGAGATCATCGTCCGAACGACGGTGTACCCCGATAGCGACCTTGCGGGGACGACCATCGGCGACGCGGAAGTTAAGACGGCGACGGGCATGCGGATCATCGCGATACGGCGCGGCGCCGGGGAGAGCGAGCGGACCGGCCGCGAGGGAGGCGACTGGGTCGTCTCACCGGGCCCGGAAACGCAGATTCAGACGGGCGACGTACTCATCGCAAAGGGGACTCGAACCGGCGGCGACCGGCTTACGGACCTAGCAAAGGACGCCTAG
- a CDS encoding TrkA family potassium uptake protein encodes MDTWLRRTLLYIVALGGIILGYAFAYDYGMVAFENDPQPFLRSLRVVVETFTTTGYGSDAPWSTTEMRLLVIVMDITGVVLIFLALPVLLFPLFEEAMATKAPNTVENGLSDHVVICQFSPRGETLVTELDTWDVDYVIVEPDRDRANDLYEDGYYVIHADPQSVDGLERAHLSSARALVADASDQVNTSIILTAREVDESVQTVSVVKEPDRAKYHDLAGADAVLSPRGLLGESLASKVTTGVSTTLGDSIEIGEDFDIAELPIHRGSDLVGTTLADSGIREETGVNVIGAWFRGQFVSPPDPDAELDGSTVLLVSGTESQLEQLKQLTLSSVRGFRRGETVIIGAGEVGQTITSALTNAGVPHTVLDQTDAQGVDVVGDATDPEELRHAGVGTARTVILALSEDTDTEFATLVIRDLNPDVEIIARAEESENVQKMYRAGADYVLALSTVSGRMLASTILEDEDVISMDQQVEVIRVAANGLGNTTIGEADVRSRTGCTVVAIERNGAVITDLGPDVTIEPSDKLVIAGTDDGVTRFKSVFG; translated from the coding sequence ATGGATACCTGGCTGCGACGGACGCTATTGTATATCGTCGCGCTTGGCGGCATCATTCTGGGGTATGCGTTTGCATACGACTACGGAATGGTGGCGTTTGAAAACGATCCGCAACCGTTCCTGCGGTCGCTTCGCGTCGTGGTCGAAACGTTCACCACGACCGGGTACGGCTCGGACGCACCATGGAGCACCACGGAGATGCGGCTGCTCGTCATCGTGATGGATATCACCGGCGTCGTGCTCATTTTCCTCGCACTTCCGGTGTTGCTGTTTCCGCTGTTCGAAGAGGCGATGGCGACGAAAGCTCCGAACACCGTCGAGAACGGCCTCAGCGATCATGTCGTTATCTGTCAGTTCTCCCCCCGCGGTGAAACGCTCGTCACCGAACTCGACACCTGGGACGTTGACTACGTCATCGTCGAACCAGACCGGGACCGGGCTAACGACCTCTATGAAGACGGGTACTATGTCATCCACGCCGACCCACAGTCCGTCGATGGACTCGAACGAGCCCATCTGTCATCCGCCCGCGCACTGGTCGCTGACGCGTCCGACCAAGTCAACACCAGTATCATCCTCACTGCCCGCGAGGTCGACGAGTCCGTCCAGACCGTCAGCGTTGTCAAGGAGCCCGACCGCGCGAAGTACCACGACCTCGCCGGCGCCGACGCCGTCCTATCGCCGCGCGGACTGCTCGGCGAGAGCCTCGCGAGCAAGGTGACGACCGGCGTCTCGACGACGCTCGGGGACTCGATAGAGATCGGCGAGGACTTCGACATCGCCGAACTGCCAATCCACCGCGGGAGCGATCTCGTCGGAACGACGCTGGCCGACAGCGGCATCCGCGAGGAGACCGGCGTCAATGTCATCGGCGCGTGGTTCCGTGGCCAGTTCGTGAGTCCGCCCGACCCCGACGCCGAGCTTGACGGTAGTACAGTCCTACTGGTGTCGGGGACTGAGTCCCAACTGGAGCAGCTCAAACAGCTGACCCTCTCCAGCGTGCGTGGCTTCCGCCGCGGAGAGACGGTAATCATCGGTGCCGGCGAGGTCGGCCAGACGATCACGTCAGCGCTTACGAACGCCGGGGTGCCGCATACGGTGCTTGATCAGACCGACGCACAGGGCGTCGATGTCGTCGGCGACGCGACAGATCCCGAAGAGCTACGACACGCTGGCGTTGGCACAGCCAGAACGGTTATTCTCGCCCTGTCGGAGGACACCGATACCGAGTTCGCGACACTTGTCATCCGTGACCTCAACCCGGACGTCGAAATCATCGCCCGTGCCGAGGAAAGCGAGAACGTCCAGAAAATGTACCGGGCGGGCGCTGACTACGTCCTTGCGCTGTCAACGGTCAGCGGCCGGATGCTTGCCTCCACAATTCTCGAAGACGAGGACGTTATCTCGATGGACCAGCAAGTCGAGGTCATCCGCGTCGCCGCTAACGGCCTCGGAAATACGACGATCGGCGAGGCCGATGTCCGCTCACGGACAGGCTGTACAGTCGTCGCCATCGAGCGCAACGGCGCCGTCATCACCGACCTCGGTCCTGACGTGACTATCGAACCGAGCGATAAGCTCGTCATCGCCGGCACCGACGACGGCGTGACGCGGTTCAAGTCGGTGTTTGGCTAA
- the citZ gene encoding citrate synthase: MSDDLKKGLEGVIVAESELSVIDGDAGKLVYRGYTIEDLAKGASYEEVLYLLWHGHLPNRDELSEFKQAMVDARGVDDNVISTVRQLAEADENPMAALRTAVSMLSAFDPAPEDAEPTDETVNLETGRRITAKIPTIIAAFTRIRDGKEPVEPRDDLDHAANFLYMLNGEEPDDVLADVFDQALVLHADHGLNASTFSAITTASTLSDVHSAVTSAIGTLKGPLHGGANQDVMEMLKEVDDAESDPLDWVKNALDEGRRVSGFGHRVYNVKDPRAKILGERSKELGEAAGTLKWYEMSTTIEDYLMEEKGLAPNVDFYSASTYYQMGIPIDIYTPIFAMSRVGGWVAHVFEYIEDNRLIRPRARYVGKNTDETEFVPLDER, from the coding sequence ATGTCCGACGACCTCAAGAAGGGACTCGAGGGTGTCATCGTCGCCGAGTCCGAACTCAGCGTTATCGACGGCGACGCTGGCAAACTCGTGTATCGGGGGTACACCATCGAGGACCTCGCAAAGGGTGCCAGCTACGAAGAGGTGCTGTACCTGCTCTGGCACGGCCACCTGCCGAACCGGGACGAGCTCTCCGAGTTCAAGCAGGCAATGGTGGACGCACGCGGCGTGGACGACAATGTCATCTCGACCGTGCGACAGCTCGCCGAAGCGGACGAGAACCCGATGGCAGCGCTCCGGACTGCGGTGTCGATGCTCTCGGCGTTCGACCCTGCGCCCGAGGACGCCGAACCGACCGACGAGACGGTCAATCTTGAAACTGGACGGCGGATCACGGCTAAAATCCCGACAATCATCGCGGCGTTCACGCGCATCCGCGACGGCAAGGAACCCGTCGAACCCCGCGACGACCTCGACCACGCGGCGAATTTCCTCTACATGCTCAATGGTGAGGAGCCGGACGACGTGCTCGCCGACGTGTTCGACCAGGCGCTTGTGCTCCACGCAGACCATGGCCTCAACGCCTCGACGTTCTCGGCTATCACGACGGCGTCGACGCTGTCGGACGTTCACAGCGCGGTCACCTCTGCTATCGGGACGCTGAAGGGACCGCTGCACGGCGGGGCCAATCAGGACGTTATGGAGATGCTAAAGGAGGTCGACGACGCCGAATCCGACCCGCTCGACTGGGTCAAGAACGCCCTCGACGAGGGCCGCCGCGTCTCCGGCTTCGGCCACCGCGTCTACAACGTCAAGGACCCGCGCGCGAAGATTCTCGGCGAGCGCTCGAAGGAACTCGGCGAGGCCGCCGGGACGCTCAAGTGGTATGAGATGTCGACCACCATCGAGGACTACCTCATGGAAGAGAAGGGACTGGCCCCGAACGTCGACTTCTACTCGGCGTCGACCTACTACCAGATGGGTATCCCCATCGACATTTACACCCCCATCTTCGCGATGTCCCGGGTCGGTGGCTGGGTCGCCCATGTCTTCGAGTACATCGAGGACAACCGCCTGATCCGACCCCGCGCCCGCTACGTCGGCAAGAACACCGACGAGACGGAGTTCGTGCCGCTGGACGAGCGGTAG